The proteins below are encoded in one region of Flavobacterium nackdongense:
- the nhaA gene encoding Na+/H+ antiporter NhaA: MKLTKTFNSFFHSEKAGGLILLFVTILSLILANSSIQTQYISFWSTEFGHHSITHWINDGLMAIFFLLIGLELEREIYLGELSSIKNAALPIFGALGGMLVPAGLFLLLNYGTITQNGAGIPMATDIAFAIGILSLLGSRVPASLKIFLTALAVIDDLGAIIVIAVFYTTSIAFVNLAIALGIMGFLFILNRMKVYNLIPYLIGGVAMWHFMLNSGVHATITGVLLAFVIPFGDGSKKSPSYILQHLLHQPVAFIILPLFAIANTCIAIDSNWSEGLSHSNSIGILVGLVVGKPLGIFLFSFIGVSLGLCALPQDLKWKSIIGAGMLGGIGFTMSIFITLLAFKNDGEEVITYSKIAILIASFVAGTMGFLWLKFTLNEAVPKQLKKPKII, translated from the coding sequence ATGAAATTAACAAAAACCTTTAACTCCTTCTTTCACAGCGAAAAAGCAGGCGGACTTATTCTTCTTTTTGTAACGATTTTGTCTCTTATTCTTGCTAATTCCTCCATTCAAACCCAATATATTTCGTTTTGGTCCACAGAATTTGGGCATCATTCCATCACGCATTGGATTAATGATGGATTGATGGCAATTTTCTTCCTATTGATTGGATTGGAATTAGAGCGAGAGATCTATCTTGGAGAATTGTCCAGTATCAAGAATGCGGCTTTACCTATTTTTGGTGCTCTTGGCGGAATGCTTGTCCCAGCTGGTTTATTTTTGTTGTTGAATTATGGAACCATAACCCAAAACGGAGCGGGAATCCCAATGGCGACAGATATTGCATTTGCCATAGGAATTTTATCGCTTTTAGGAAGTCGCGTACCTGCTTCATTAAAAATATTTCTGACTGCCCTCGCCGTAATTGACGACTTGGGAGCCATTATCGTGATTGCGGTTTTCTACACAACCTCTATTGCATTTGTCAATTTAGCCATTGCTTTGGGCATTATGGGGTTTTTATTTATTCTGAATCGGATGAAGGTTTACAATCTAATTCCTTATTTAATTGGCGGCGTAGCGATGTGGCATTTTATGCTAAATTCGGGTGTTCACGCAACGATTACTGGAGTTCTATTGGCATTTGTCATTCCTTTTGGTGATGGCAGCAAGAAATCGCCTTCTTATATTTTGCAGCATTTGCTACACCAACCTGTGGCTTTTATCATTTTGCCTTTGTTTGCTATTGCCAATACCTGCATCGCCATCGATTCGAATTGGAGTGAAGGTTTGAGCCACTCCAATTCAATTGGAATTCTTGTTGGACTTGTAGTGGGAAAACCTTTGGGAATTTTTCTTTTTTCGTTTATTGGCGTGAGTTTAGGTCTGTGTGCATTGCCACAAGATTTAAAATGGAAAAGCATTATTGGCGCTGGAATGCTGGGTGGAATTGGGTTTACAATGTCTATATTTATTACACTATTGGCCTTCAAAAATGACGGAGAGGAAGTGATTACCTATTCTAAAATTGCAATTTTGATTGCCTCGTTTGTGGCGGGAACTATGGGTTTTCTTTGGCTGAAATTTACTTTGAACGAAGCTGTCCCAAAACAACTTAAAAAACCAAAGATTATATAG